In Bacillus sp. SB49, a single window of DNA contains:
- the queC gene encoding 7-cyano-7-deazaguanine synthase QueC, with product MEKNSKAVVVFSGGQDSTTCLYWALEKFDHVEAVTFDYDQRHKEEIEVAKEIAADKGVRHHILDMALLNQLAPNALTRNDMEVKDGENGELPSTFVPGRNLLFLSFASILARQIGAKHVITGVCETDFSGYPDCRDVFVKSLNVTLNLSMDDEFVLHTPLMWLDKAETWELADTLGGFEYVREKTLTCYNGIRGEGCGDCPACRLRQNGLDMYLAQKEVSR from the coding sequence ATGGAAAAAAACAGCAAAGCCGTGGTTGTATTCAGCGGCGGTCAGGACAGTACAACGTGTCTTTACTGGGCTTTAGAGAAGTTCGATCACGTCGAAGCCGTAACCTTTGATTACGACCAGCGGCATAAAGAAGAAATTGAAGTTGCCAAAGAAATCGCCGCCGATAAAGGCGTCCGCCATCATATCCTGGATATGGCTCTCTTGAACCAGCTCGCACCGAACGCTTTGACGCGTAATGATATGGAAGTGAAAGACGGCGAAAACGGGGAGCTCCCATCCACCTTCGTTCCGGGCAGGAACTTGTTGTTCTTATCCTTCGCTTCCATTCTTGCCAGACAGATCGGTGCCAAGCACGTGATCACCGGCGTATGTGAAACAGATTTCAGCGGCTATCCGGACTGCCGTGACGTCTTTGTGAAATCACTGAACGTCACCCTCAACTTGTCCATGGATGACGAATTCGTCCTTCACACACCGCTTATGTGGCTCGATAAAGCCGAGACATGGGAGCTTGCTGATACACTCGGTGGATTCGAATATGTGCGCGAAAAGACGCTTACGTGTTATAACGGCATACGCGGAGAAGGCTGCGGCGACTGCCCGGCGTGCCGCCTCCGTCAGAATGGTCTGGATATGTATCTTGCTCAAAAAGAGGTGAGCCGCTGA
- a CDS encoding argininosuccinate synthase has product MTKPKVVLAYSGGLDTSISVKWIQEKYGYDVIALGLDVGEGKDLEKIRQKALDVGAIKAIMVDAKELLAEEYLIPALKANALYEGKYPLSSALSRPLISKLLVEVAEQEGAVAVAHGCTGKGNDQVRFEVSIQALNPNLEVIAPVREWGMTRDEQIVYAEENGIPIPVNLENPFSIDANIWGRACEAGVLEDPWKEAPEAAYAWTNPIEKTPDTPETIDIDFVEGKPVAINGKEMGIVELIEYLNELGGEHGVGRIDHTENRLVGIKSREVYENPAAMILINAHKELEFLTLTREVSQYKANVDQQLSKIIYDGLWYSPLQPALAAFVETTQNVVTGTVKVKLFKGHHTVIGKKSPVSLYNEELSTYSKEDAFDHNAAVGFIKLWGLPTKVYADVHKGDKLLNKAKVSAHD; this is encoded by the coding sequence ATGACAAAACCAAAAGTAGTACTCGCATATTCCGGTGGATTGGATACTTCGATTTCAGTGAAATGGATTCAGGAAAAGTACGGATATGATGTCATCGCCTTAGGGTTGGACGTTGGTGAAGGGAAAGACTTGGAGAAGATCCGTCAGAAAGCGCTGGACGTCGGTGCGATTAAGGCTATTATGGTGGACGCTAAGGAACTGCTTGCGGAGGAATACCTGATTCCCGCTTTGAAAGCAAACGCACTGTATGAAGGGAAATACCCGCTGTCTTCTGCACTATCCCGTCCATTAATCTCCAAGCTGTTGGTGGAGGTAGCGGAACAGGAAGGCGCAGTAGCTGTCGCACACGGTTGTACAGGAAAAGGAAATGACCAGGTTCGTTTCGAAGTGTCCATCCAGGCCTTGAATCCAAACCTAGAAGTGATCGCTCCAGTCCGGGAGTGGGGAATGACTCGTGATGAACAGATCGTATATGCAGAAGAAAATGGCATTCCAATTCCTGTGAATTTAGAAAATCCGTTTTCCATCGATGCGAATATCTGGGGACGTGCCTGCGAGGCCGGCGTTCTGGAGGATCCTTGGAAAGAGGCTCCGGAAGCGGCATACGCCTGGACGAATCCTATCGAGAAAACTCCGGATACGCCGGAAACGATCGATATCGATTTTGTGGAAGGGAAGCCGGTAGCTATTAACGGTAAGGAAATGGGTATTGTAGAATTGATCGAATACTTGAATGAACTGGGTGGAGAGCACGGAGTCGGACGTATCGATCATACAGAAAACCGCCTTGTCGGAATCAAATCAAGAGAAGTGTATGAAAACCCTGCAGCCATGATCCTGATCAATGCTCATAAAGAGCTTGAGTTCCTGACATTGACAAGAGAAGTATCCCAGTACAAAGCGAATGTCGATCAGCAGCTTTCCAAGATCATTTACGATGGTCTATGGTATTCTCCGCTGCAGCCGGCGCTTGCTGCTTTCGTAGAGACAACACAGAACGTAGTGACTGGTACAGTGAAAGTGAAGCTGTTTAAAGGTCATCACACAGTGATTGGTAAGAAATCGCCGGTCAGTCTTTACAACGAGGAACTGTCCACTTATTCCAAAGAAGATGCGTTCGATCACAATGCAGCTGTCGGTTTCATTAAACTGTGGGGGCTTCCGACGAAAGTATATGCTGATGTTCATAAAGGCGATAAGCTGTTAAACAAAGCCAAGGTGAGCGCGCATGACTAA
- the argH gene encoding argininosuccinate lyase: MTKLWGGRFTKPTNKLVEEYTSSIGFDQKLALQDIKGSMAHVTMLGACGIISEEEAAQIKDGLLTIEQKVKNGDVTFAVEHEDIHMNIEKLLIDEIGPVGGKLHTGRSRNDQVATDMHLYLREKTKDLIQLLEAVQAALVDQAESHVETIVPGYTHLQRAQPISFGHHLLAYFWMFERDKERLQDSLKRVNWSPLGAAALAGTPYPIDRQMTAEALGFDQPYPNSLDAVSDRDFILEFLSISSILIMHISRLSEELVMWGSQEFQFVELDDAFCTGSSIMPQKKNPDVPELLRGKTGRIYGNLIGLLTLLKGLPLAYNKDMQEDKEGMFDTVETLEGALQLLAPMLASMKVNDKEMKKAVTEDYSNATDIADYLAVKGMPFRQAHEVIGKIVLYAIENKKYLLDLKMEEYKEFSELFEADIYEKLAPDHVVAARNSEGGTGFEQVNKQLQLAKGHLG; the protein is encoded by the coding sequence ATGACTAAGCTGTGGGGCGGCCGCTTTACCAAACCAACGAATAAACTGGTGGAAGAGTACACCTCTTCCATCGGCTTTGATCAAAAACTGGCCCTTCAGGATATTAAGGGAAGCATGGCACACGTTACGATGCTCGGCGCGTGCGGCATCATTTCCGAAGAGGAAGCTGCTCAAATCAAAGATGGTTTGTTAACTATTGAGCAAAAGGTGAAGAACGGGGACGTCACGTTCGCTGTAGAGCATGAAGATATTCATATGAATATTGAGAAGCTGTTGATTGATGAAATTGGTCCCGTTGGTGGCAAACTGCATACAGGGAGAAGCAGGAATGACCAGGTAGCGACAGATATGCATCTGTATTTGAGAGAGAAGACGAAGGATCTCATTCAATTGCTGGAAGCAGTCCAAGCGGCTCTTGTTGATCAGGCGGAATCCCATGTAGAAACCATTGTCCCTGGTTATACACATTTGCAGCGCGCCCAGCCGATTTCTTTCGGACATCATCTCCTTGCTTATTTCTGGATGTTTGAAAGAGATAAAGAAAGATTGCAGGACAGCTTGAAGCGTGTCAACTGGTCACCACTTGGGGCGGCTGCCTTGGCAGGTACACCATATCCAATCGATCGTCAGATGACAGCGGAAGCGCTGGGGTTCGACCAACCTTATCCTAACTCTTTGGATGCCGTGAGCGATCGGGATTTCATTCTTGAGTTTCTATCGATTTCTTCGATTTTGATCATGCATATCTCCCGTCTGTCGGAAGAACTTGTGATGTGGGGAAGTCAGGAATTCCAATTTGTGGAGCTCGATGACGCATTCTGTACAGGATCAAGTATCATGCCGCAGAAGAAGAACCCGGATGTTCCTGAACTGTTGAGAGGGAAAACCGGTCGCATATACGGAAACCTTATAGGACTGCTTACTTTGCTTAAAGGTCTCCCGCTTGCCTACAATAAAGACATGCAGGAAGACAAGGAAGGTATGTTCGATACCGTTGAAACGCTGGAAGGAGCACTGCAGCTGCTTGCGCCGATGCTTGCATCCATGAAAGTCAATGATAAAGAGATGAAGAAGGCAGTCACAGAAGATTATTCCAATGCGACGGATATCGCTGATTACCTGGCAGTAAAAGGCATGCCTTTCCGTCAAGCGCACGAAGTCATCGGAAAAATCGTTCTGTATGCGATAGAAAACAAAAAGTATCTGCTCGATTTGAAAATGGAGGAGTATAAGGAATTTTCCGAGCTGTTTGAAGCGGATATATATGAGAAACTAGCACCGGATCATGTAGTAGCGGCACGAAACAGTGAAGGTGGAACAGGATTTGAGCAAGTGAATAAGCAATTGCAATTGGCAAAAGGACATCTGGGTTGA